From Eptesicus fuscus isolate TK198812 chromosome 13, DD_ASM_mEF_20220401, whole genome shotgun sequence, the proteins below share one genomic window:
- the CDKN1C gene encoding cyclin-dependent kinase inhibitor 1C, which yields MERLVSRRAYPPVARSSACRSLFGPVDHEELSRELQMRLAELTAEDQRRWDYNFQQDVPLRGPGRLQWTEVDSESVPAFYRETVQVGRCRLLLAPRPRPEGAGANPPPAPPAEEPLDEPGDAPASPTGGPEVSPAPAPAVAPQESAEPEAGPPPRNQEPLAEPLLAGRPAPGAAAAAAAAATAAAAAPAAAAAAAAAGAATNAAAAGGAAMKKLAGPLISDFFAKRKRSAPEAKAANEVPVPGGCAAPGGGPGVGPAEQTPRKRMR from the exons ATGGAGCGCCTGGTCTCCCGCCGCGCCTACCCGCCGGTGGCGCGCAGCAGCGCCTGCCGCAGCCTCTTCGGGCCCGTGGACCACGAGGAGCTGAGCCGCGAGCTGCAGATGCGCCTGGCCGAGCTGACCGCCGAGGACCAGCGCCGCTGGGACTACAACTTCCAGCAGGACGTGCCCCTGCGCGGCCCCGGACGCCTGCAGTGGACCGAGGTGGACAGCGAGTCGGTGCCCGCCTTCTACCGCGAGACCGTGCAGGTGGGGCGCTGCCGCCTGCTGCtggcgccccggccccgcccggaaGGCGCGGGCGCTAAcccgccccccgcgccgccgGCCGAGGAGCCCCTCGACGAGCCGGGGGACGCACCGGCGTCGCCGACCGGCGGCCCGGAGGTgtctcccgccccggccccggccgtGGCTCCGCAGGAGAGCGCTGAGCCGGAGGCGGGCCCGCCGCCGCGCAATCAGGAGCCGCTGGCTGAGCCGCTGCTCGCGGGGCGCCCCGCGCCGGGCgctgcggccgccgccgccgccgccgccaccgctgcgGCCGCAgcccccgccgctgccgccgccgccgccgccgccggcgctGCCACCAACGCCGCGGCCGCGGGAGGCGCCGCGATGAAGAAGCTGGCCGGGCCTCTGATCTCCG ACTTCTTCGCCAAGCGCAAGAGATCTGCGCCCGAGGCCAAGGCGGCCAACGAGGTGCCGGTGCCCGGCGGCTGCGCCGCGCCCGGCGGCGGTCCAGGCGTGGGCCCCGCCGAGCAGACCCCGCGCAAGCGGATGAGATGA